A single window of Plasmodium reichenowi strain SY57 chromosome 14, whole genome shotgun sequence DNA harbors:
- a CDS encoding hypothetical protein (conserved Plasmodium protein, unknown function), producing the protein MEKKKYSGFSTSSSSSIKENLNFNKSYLDISTYNKSPYTKQNSINNTNEVFEFFTRITNNQKDLNKKYEQLFSLIKKFGKEIKYLLSKNDEHNKILVDTNEHIKKVKTKLGDSSYKQYANNEIDTSEDKHNIDLIAKIIFQLLEELTYYNKNTKECNKKIEELRKNLGNKDDYNKLERKLTLKSDELKKEMISNMSSIKEKEDLKMKIKEDRNMFRKDMHMIHQELLYFILKFLLKNKKKKIQKDCFLFWLIMVKNKKEARNKIIKSFCKKQEELLNFSIKKLKSNSYEKDVISKVMSLIDKYIYDPNKINNNSHQNSVNIRNDKNFGLPPQYVSRSNNNNNMEKKNLSLLNYNYPLDNDYNYNMNENKNANENENENNYVNNDNNINNDNSLSNYNDMSTNNILDNKNDINNDNSINKNNYYMSNNNYTDYNNNINNNIKSGNHKTSYINDSNNNNYDRLNYRSNEYSHYSKTKRSESHQNYENVGSKKNSNNNNNNNNTYDSNIYSNNNNNNNNISNNSNEPMTKNNLLNIFDSSINNLSKKRDTRKFSDDTNIDHKYNTQHSSYIPDQVERNYDIENMYNKFVQEMKEKADKKNVDLLHQTIKKLNNKINDIRSTLEMQKKINKELGKGIPSEKLSLNYNKNRTPNRQVETEYINSVEENNDSINTLSERTLSEYLLNKNTSKNTSSNNYYSDKKQNDKKKQEDSNKNNEYYNRKKKSDILLQPKKTYDYLDNKWDTNNNKYYKNNSMDAYHTHNSTLYNKRDYKKYDERKNEQDNKKYNNNDKKINNINDYNQKYEKKKYDSVYEKKYDSAYEKKYDRSYDKKYDSSYEKKYDSSYEKKYDSAYEKKFDSTYEKKYDSAYEKKYDSAYEKKYDGAYEKKYDGAYEKKYDGAYEKKYDGAYEKKYDGAYEKKYDGTYEKKNDHRYAKKYENNNMNTYDSNQNYQKDYNNCNNKKYRKHFNDSNLDDSPSDIKLILRTGGGFRKLSEHDQKHYLQKLNYLNDNNLLGYETNLNIKIKGHPFIQNIPNNNQQTSKKEKRHRSLSKFYNMH; encoded by the exons atggaaaaaaagaaatatagTGGATTTTCTACATCTTCTTCCTCTTCAATAAAAGagaatttaaattttaataaatcataCTTAGACATAAGTACCTATAATAAATCTCCTTATACTAAACAAAATTCaattaataatacaaatgaaGTATTTGAATTCTTTACTCGTATAACAAATAATCAAAAAGActtaaacaaaaaatatgaacaattaTTTTCACTAATCAAAAAGTTCGGtaaagaaattaaatatttactAAGCAAAAATGACgaacataataaaatattagttgatacaaatgaacatataaaaaaggtCAAGACAAAATTAGGTGATTCTTCCTACAAACAATATGCAAATAATG AAATAGACACTTCAGAAGACAAACATAATATTGATCTTATAgcaaaaataatattccAGCTGCTTGAAGAACTcacatattataataaaaatactaAGGAATgcaataaaaaaattgaggaattaagaaaaaatttagGAAATAAAGATGATTATAACAAACTTGAAAGAAAGTTAACACTTAAAAGTGATGAActtaaaaaagaaatgataAGTAATATGAGTTcaataaaagaaaaagaagatttaaaaatgaaaattaaAGAAGATAGAAATATGTTTAGAAAAGATATGCATATGATACACCAAGAAttactttattttattttgaaatttttattaaaaaataagaagaaaaaaattcaaaaagATTGTTTTCTCTTTTGGTTAATTATggtaaaaaataaaaaagaagcaaggaataaaattattaaatcCTTTTGTAAAAAGCAagaagaattattaaatttttctataaaaaaattaaaaagcAATTCATATGAAAAAGATGTAATATCTAAAGTTATGTCCTTaatagataaatatatatatgatccaaacaaaattaataataattctcATCAAAATAGTGTGAATATAagaaatgataaaaattttgGTCTCCCACCACAGTATGTTAGTCGTagcaataataataataatatggaaaagaaaaatttgTCTCTCCTTAATTACAATTATCCTCTTGACAATGATTATAACTACAATATGAATGAAAACAAAAATgcaaatgaaaatgaaaatgaaaataactatgtgaataatgataataatataaacaatgATAATAGCCTAAGTAATTATAATGACATGAgtacaaataatattctagataataaaaatgatattaataatgataatagtataaataaaaataattattatatgagcaataataattatacagACTATAACAACAacattaataataacattaaAAGTGGGAACCATAAAACTAGTTATATTAatgatagtaataataataattatgacAGGTTAAATTATCGTAGTAATGAATATAGTCATTATTCGAAGACCAAGAGAAGTGAATCACACcaaaattatgaaaatgtTGGTAGCAAGAAAAACagtaacaataataataataataataatacatatgatagtaacatatatagtaataataataataataataataatattagtaATAATTCCAATGAACCCATGACAAAAAACAATCTTCTAAATATTTTCGACTCCTCAATAAATAACTTGTCCAAAAAAAGAGACACAAGAAAATTTTCTGATGATACAAACATTGACCATAAGTATAATACACAACATTCTTCTTATATTCCTGATCAGGTTGAAAGAAATTACGATATtgaaaatatgtataataaatttgtacaagaaatgaaagaaaaagcagataaaaaaaatgttgatttattacatcaaacaataaaaaagttaaataataaaattaacGACATTAGAAGTACACTAGAAATgcaaaagaaaataaataaagaattagGAAAAGGTATTCCATCTGAAAAATTATCActaaattataataaaaaccGCACACCTAATAGACAGGTGGAAACggaatatattaattcagttgaagaaaataatgattCTATAAACACTTTATCAGAAAGAACATTAAGCGAATAtctattaaataaaaataccTCAAAAAATACAAGCtcaaataattattattccgataaaaaacaaaatgataaaaaaaaacaagaagattcaaataaaaataatgaatattataatagGAAGAAAAAATCAGATATCTTATTACaaccaaaaaaaacatatgattatttagataataaatgggatacaaataataataaatattataaaaataattcgATGGATGCTTATCATACACATAATAGTACTCTCTACAACAAAAGagattataaaaaatacgatgaaaggaaaaatgaacaagacaacaagaaatataataacaatgataaaaaaataaataatataaatgattataatcaaaaatatgaaaaaaaaaaatatgacagtgtatatgaaaaaaaatatgatagcgcatatgaaaagaaatatgatagatcatatgataaaaaatatgatagctcatatgaaaaaaaatatgatagttcatatgaaaaaaaatatgatagtgcatatgaaaaaaaatttgatAGCACAtacgaaaaaaaatatgatagcgcatatgaaaaaaaatatgatagcgcatatgaaaaaaaatatgatggCGCAtacgaaaaaaaatatgatggcgcatatgaaaaaaaatatgatggcgcatatgaaaaaaaatatgatggcgcatatgaaaaaaaatatgatggcgcatatgaaaaaaaatatgatggCACATAcgaaaagaaaaatgatCATAGATATGccaaaaaatatgaaaataataatatgaatacCTATGATAGTAATCAAAATTATCAGAAAGACtataataattgtaataataaaaaatatagaaaacATTTCAACGATAGCAATCTTGATGATTCTCCATCTGATATTAAACTTATATTAAGAACAGGAGGAGGATTCCGGAAATTAAGTGAACATGATCAAAAGcattatttacaaaaattaaattatttaaatgataataatttattagGTTACGAAacaaatttaaatattaaaattaaaggACATCCATTCATACAAAATATAcctaataataatcaacAAACATCcaaaaaggaaaaaagaCACAGATCACTTTCgaaattttataatatgcATTAA
- a CDS encoding hypothetical protein (conserved Plasmodium protein, unknown function) — protein sequence MDDVIKNKIIKNDKKIVVIYDEIYDTYRKEQKGKNDYEKILRFFNPTVLIIKVLSEIYNIKDEIEYIPYSSYELVTTQIYINKEKKSLYESLYILYSINKCELPNNDMKNIKKVLSKNSQILINQLDNNDMVHIHLYNILSEFEEVYEYILFCYKKCYENYTRTFFYRKHLYNNNNIIKNFIKLKRYKYYICRKYKNISFQNILNKFINVLNLCTKFTSNYQNIECIIFYVYLYIFLSIPIFIFPWNNIDNKLNNKILKDGNINILPNIIEKYRNNFFSHILNNIIDQIGCYETYDFNIALFFYYTNERQRNKSISLSQENDKKKNNNDPNILSEGETNKLHINKINEYYVFKHIGYNTLSQFYKPHFYYMTILKKTFLYNKKMESIENLFYTLTNQLLQMDESYKNGIKKKK from the coding sequence atggatgatgtaataaaaaataagataataaagaatgataaaaaaattgttgtgatttatgatgaaatatatgataCTTATAGAAAAGAACAGAAAGGGAAAAATGACTACGAGAAAATTTTGAGATTTTTTAATCCAACtgtattaataattaaagTATTAAgtgaaatatataatataaaagatgaaaTAGAATATATTCCATATTCATCATATGAATTGGTAACtacacaaatatatataaataaggaaaagaaaagttTATATGaatctttatatatattatattctataaataaatgtgAATTACCAAATAATGacatgaaaaatataaaaaaggttttatcaaaaaatagccaaatattaattaaccaattagataataatgatatggtacatattcatttatataatatattaagtGAATTCGAAGAAgtatatgaatatatattattttgttataaaaaatgcTATGAAAATTATACTCGTACCTTTTTCTATAgaaaacatttatataataataataatataataaagaactttataaaattaaagagatataaatattatatatgtaggaaatataaaaatatttcttttcaaaacattttaaataaatttattaatgtCTTAAATTTATGTACAAAATTTACAAGTAATTATCAAAATATCGaatgtataattttctatgtatacttatatatatttttaagtatacctatatttatattcccatggaataatattgataacaaattaaataacaaaatattgaaagatggaaatattaatattttaccAAACATAATCGAgaaatatagaaataaCTTTTTCTctcatatattaaataatataatagatCAAATAGGTTGTTATGAGACTTATGATTTTAATATAGcgttatttttttattatacaaatgaaAGACAGAGGAATAAATCCATTTCTTTAAGTcaagaaaatgataaaaaaaaaaacaataatgaTCCGAATATATTATCAGAAGGAGAAACAAACAAattacatattaataaaataaatgagtattatgtatttaaGCATATAGGTTATAATACCTTATCTCAATTTTACAAACcccatttttattatatgacaattttaaaaaaaacttttttatataataaaaaaatggaaagCATAGAAAATCTTTTCTACACCTTGACAAATCAGCTACTTCAAATGGATGAGAGTTATAAAAATGgcataaaaaaaaaaaagtaa